In Theobroma cacao cultivar B97-61/B2 chromosome 7, Criollo_cocoa_genome_V2, whole genome shotgun sequence, the genomic window CTTCATCTTGAAGGCAATAACTTGGTGGGGAGAATtccaagctccatatcaaatATCAGCAGTTTGCAAATCTTAACTCTTGCTTGTAACGAATTGATTGGCCAAATTCCACATGCATTAAGCAAAATGAAGAGCTTGAAGTGGATTTACTTTGGGCATAACAATCTTTCCGGTGCAATTCCAAGAgaactttttaatttagtttcttTGAATCATCTTGATCTTGTCGACAACAATCTCAGTGGACAAATTCCATCCTCACTTGGAAACCTCACCAATCTTCAATATCTCTTCCTCTACGAAAACAAGCTTACAGGTTTGCTTCCTCGATCCATTTTTGGCCTCAAAAAGCTTGTTGAACTTGATCTTAGTTATAATCATTTATCGGGTGAGATTCCAGAACTCATAATTGAGTTGAAGAGTTTGGAGATTCTTCATCTTTCCTCCAACAACTTATTGGTAAAATTCCAAATGCTCTAGCATTTTTGCCTTGTCTTCAACTTGTTCGTCTTTCACTAAATAGCTTGACTGGAGAGATTCCTTCTTTGATCTGTAAGATAAGTTCCATCGAAGTTCTAAACTTAGCTGATAACAACTTAAGTGGAACCATTTCACCATGTCTGGGAAACTTTAGCAACCGTCTTTCGATCTTAGATTTACAGAGCAATAGTTTTCATGGAACCATCCTTGAAACTTTTCGTGAGGACTGCGGATTGAGGAATATCAACTTCAATGGAAACAAATTGGAAGGGTCTTTACCACGATCCTTGGCCAATTGTAAAAACTTGGAAATGATGGATGTTGGTGACAACAAGATAAATGGTACATTCCCTTATTGGCTGTATACTCTGCCAGAATTACAAGTTCTTGTTTTACGGTCAAACAAATTACACGGTGTCTTACAAAGTTCCAAGATCATCcatccctttcccaagttacGAATTCTTGACCTTTCTAACAATGACTTCACTGGTCCTTTGCCCAAAGGTATAATAAAGAACTTGAAGGCCATGATGAATCTCAGTGAACAGCAAAGTTCTTTACAATATATGCAAGGAAGATACTATTATTATCATGTCAACTTGACAGTGAAAGGATTTTACAGTGAATTTCCTGAAATCTCAAAAACATTGACAAGCATTGATCTGTCAAATAATAACTTTCATGGGGAGATTCCAAGTGTTATTGGAAAGCTCCGTTCACTTAGAGGTCTCAATCTTTCTcataacagccttggcagtcAAATCCCTACATCAATGGGAAATTTGACCAGTTTGGAATGGTTAGACCTCTCCTCAAACAAGCTCACTGGGCAAATTCCTAATGAATTGACAGATATGACATTTCTTGCCTTCTTGAATGTTTCACATAACCGACTCACCGGACCAATTCCTCAAGGCAAACAGTTCTCTACACTTGAAAATGGCTCATATGAAGGAAACTTGGCACTATGCGGCTTTCCATTGTCAAAGGCTTGCAACAACGATGGCAGAAAACAATCATCTCCATCATTCTTGAAAGAGGCAGATGACTCAGAGTCCAAGATCAGTTTTGGCTGGAAAATTGTGTTGATGGGCTACGGATGCGGACTGATATTTGGAGCCGTCATTGGATATGTTACGTTCAGGAATGGTGAACCAAAATGGTTTGTGACATTGTTTCGAGTGAAATATCATTGAAAGGGAAGAAGATGCTCACGGAACTAGTCAATGTAGATGACTTTGGAAGTTTATTGTAACATGTGTTTCTCTGAGCTCAGTTCTAGTTGTTTTCTATCCATGGTCTAGAATTCATGGACAGGTCTTTGTGTTTTGTTGTAagtattaataattgatgtaAAAAATTAGCCATGTGTTTCATCGGCAAATACATGGCAGTGAAGTGTGGTTGCTGCTTTTGCTTAATGCATGACTTCTCTTGCAATTTGCTAATTTTGAATGTATTGATTAATCCAGGAATTTATTTAGAAAACTGTTTGCATATTAAGGAAGGCATATTATAATAGTACTGTGGAATAATAACACATACATGCTCCTGCTCCCAACTACAGAAAATCCTGAAAACAAAGAATCtgagaactttttttttttttttaaagcaagAATCTGAGAACCTTAGCTAGAAAGAATCAGTAATATGATTCAGCAATCAAGACGAGATCAGTATTATCATTCATCCATTGTCTGCTGGGACTTTTTTCTATGATTAAGCGTCCTGATGGTTAATACATTATAGATATAGGAAGCAAAAGAACGAATTTGTAAAATAAATCTGTCATCAACTTCCTCGGTGCTAAGTTTTAAGTGCAAACAATCATCCACCTTTTGAAATCTCTGGCAAATGCTGTGATATATAGCCATTAGAACGTGGAATATGAACAAAAATGGACCTGAGGCAATTTAGAATAAAGTCAATTTATAAATACTTAAATCCCCACTAAGTGCTGGCAAATCCTTTTCCACTAAGTGCTCGCGTTACACCAAACACGACTCCATTTGTATTCGGCAAGTGCCTAATCCCCTACTTTTACCTACTTCTATCCTTTGTGCATTTCTTAAATCTTCTACTTTTTATGAGATGACAGAGATGTGAGATTAATGTGGGTTAAAACAAGATCATAGCAATCTAAGTGGAAGAGTCTCCACCACCATTATCTCTCCATTTTTTCACGTGTTATCATGAGTTTCTTAATCTTTTCCCTATAAAACGTTCAAAAGTCTCCACCATCATCTCTATACACTCAAAACCAGCCTTCCCCACCCTAATTTCATCACCTCAATAGTTCCTAAAACTCTTTGTTCTAATTTAAATCTTCTAAGAGCTAGGATGCATAACAGATTCATGCACACTTGATCCTCTTCATTTCAAAGTTAGTTTGATTGAGTCTTTTGAGCAGTTTGTTGTCCTGAGCTTTGAGGCCAAGATTATTTATTGGTCTtggattaattatttattagtcTCCAAGCTCAAGGAATCCTTCACCTGTTAAAAGAGCTTCTTGTAAAATGTTAAATAAAAGAGCTGAAGCACACTCGTTGTTGTTCATGTCCTTGTTTTTATTAGCACTTAATTTCAGCTTGTCTCAGGGTGACGAAATCAAGTTGCTATTATCCTTCAAATCTTCAATCAATGATCCGTTTGGCTTCCTCTCCAACTGAAATACCTCTACCCCATTGTGCGTGTGGCATGGAATCACTTGCAACAAATTTTCTAGGGTAAAGGTAATTGATCTcgttaagaaaaatatttatgggATAATTTCATCTTCAATCTTTTATTTTCCAGAGATTGAGACTATCAATCTTTCAAACAACCAACTTTCTGGTAAAATTCCTAATGACTTGGTTTCTTCTATGTCACTTCGATATCTCAATCTTAGTAACAACCATTTGACTGGCGCAGTTCCAAACTGTTCAATTTCACTAGAAATATTGGATCTCCGAAGTAACCAGTTTTCAGGAAATATTCCTCCACAAATTGGAGCATGCTCAAATCTAAGAGAACTTAATCTTGGTGACAATAATTTGGTGGGGAGAATTCCAAGCTCCATAACAAATATCAGCAGTTTGCAAATCTTAACTCTTGCTTATAACGAATTGATTGGCCAAATTCCACACGGATTAAGCAAAATGAAGAGCTTGAAGTGGATTTACTTTGGGCATAACAACCTTTGTGGCGAAATTCCACGAGAACTTGTTAATTTAGTTTCTTTGAATCATCTTAATCTTGTCTACAACAATCTCAGCAGACAAATTCCATCCTCACTTGGAAACCTCACCAATCTTCAGTACCTCTTCCTCTACGGAAACAAGCTTACAGGTTTGCTTCCTAGATCCATTTTTGGCCTCAAAAAACTTGTCGAACTTGATCTTAGTTATAATCGTTTATCGAGTGAGATTCCAGAACTCATAATTGAGTTGCAGAGTTTGGAGATTCTTCATCTTTCCTCCAACAACTTTACTGGCAAAATTCCAAATGCTCTTGCATTTTTGCCTCGTCTTCAACTCATTCGTCTTTCATTAAACAGCTTGACTGGAGAAATTCCATCTTTGATCTGCAATATAAGTTCCATCGAAGTTCTAAACTTAGCTCATAACAACTTAAGTGGAATCATTCCACCATGTCTGGGAAACTTTAGCAACCGTCTTTCAATCTTAGATTTACAGAGGAACAGTTTCCATGGAACTATTCTTGAAACTTTTCGAGAGGATTGTGGGTTGAGGAATCTCAACATCAATGGAAATAAATTGGAAGGGTCTTTACCACGATCCTTGGCCAATTGTAGAAACTTTGAATTGATGGATTTTGGTGAGAACGAGATAAATGGTACATTCCCTTATTGGCTGGATACTCTGCCAGAATTACAAGTTCTTGTTTTACGGTCAAACAAATTGCAAGGTGTCTTACACAGTCCAAAGACCATCCATCCTTTTCCCAAGTTATGGATTCTTGACCTTGCTAACAATGAATTCATTGGTCCTTTGCCCAAAGGTATAATAAAGAACATGAAGGCCATGATGAATCTCAGTGAGCAGCAAAGTTCTTTGCAATATATGCAAAGGAGATGctataattataatgtcaacTTGACAGTCAAAGGATTTTACATTGAATTTCCTGAAATCTCGAAAACATTCACAAGCATTGACCTctcaaataataattttcatggAGAGATTCCAAGTGTTATTGGAAAGCTTAGTTCACTTCGAGGTCTCATCCTTTCTCATAACAACCTTAGTGGTCATATCCCTACAACAATGGGAAATTTGCCCAATCTGGAAAGGTTAGACCTCTCCTCAAACAAGCTCACCGGGCAAATTCCTGACGAATTGAAAGATATAACATTTCTTGCCTTCTTAAATCTTCCACATAATCAGCTCATAGGACCAATTCCTCAAGGCAAACAGTTCAGtacatttgaaaatgactcaTACGAAGGAAACTTGGCACTATGCGGCTTTCCATTGTCGAAAGCTTGCAACAATGATGGGAGAAAACAATCTCCATCATTCGTGAAAGAGGCAGATGACTCAGAGATTAAGATTAGTTTCGGCTGGAAGGTTGTGCTGATAGGCTACGGATGCGGACTGATATTTGGAGTCATAGTCAGATATGTTACATTCAGAAATGGTGAACCAAAATGGTTTGTGACATTGTTTGGAGTCAAATATCGTCGAAAGGGAAGAAGATACTCACGGAACTAGTCATTGCCAATGACTCTGGATGTTATTGCAACATCTGTTTCTCTGTGCTCAGTTCTAGTTGTTTTCATGGACATGTCTTTGTATTTTGCTATAAGTAATTACCGTCATAATAAtggtaattaattttaatgaatggcttagccaaaaaaaaaaattaccgtCATAAAATGGCCATGTGTTTCATAAGCAAATACAAGACAATAAAGTGTAGTCGCTGCTTTTGCTTAATGCATGACTTCTGTTTCAGTTTGTTTTTGATCATTTATTCTTACATGCATCCGTACAAAAGAATCTCATTCTGTTCTGTGGAAAAATCAGCTACCATTGCCTCATGTGTTAAAAAATCTTAAGATTTTCAAAGCATTAAATGCTAGAACTATAGAAATTCCTAGAGGCAAAGAATCTGAGATCCTTATATCAGTACTATGATTTAGCAATTAAGACAAGatcaatatttaaatgaaaattaattaaaagggATAATACTTTGAACAAATATTGGCCTCAGATTTAATTGAATGTGCATTAATCATTGTAAGATGAGGTAGTGGAGAGGATCCTTTCCCTACATATATAGTCTATATATAATCAAAGTATTAAAtgcatgaattaattttagaaaaaaaaattgacaatcAAACAAAAAGACAGAGAACGATGTGTGACCATTAATTAATTGTGATCCATATTTAGTAATTTGGATggttaatttcattttcaagtaCTCTTTATACCGATACGTTCTtatgattcaaaattttatttattctcaaCGCATTGAGTTGACATGAAAGAGTACGTCCTtaaaattttctgaaaaataaattaagctCTGGCAAAACTTATTACAAAAAGGAATTAATCTATTCTAGGAAAGCTAAGATGTGCCTTAAGCAATAATTAATTTGGACTTGGTAAAACCAATGTGAAGAAACTCCAAAAGTCTTCAAAGGTAGGCCCTGCCAAAGCCAAGAATTTCTTACATGTCAGACAAAAAGCTATAAATGCTGAAGAAAAAAACAGATTGAATAATATTCCACAAGAATGCTTCGTTTCCTCAGCTAGCCCAATGAAGTCACACCAAGCAATTTCGACCTTAGCTAAATCTAGCCCACTGTTATTGTTCATGTTCGCCTTTTTTTTGTTACTACAGTTTAGCCTGTCTCAGGGTGAGGAAGTTGAGCTGCTCTGATCCTTCAAATCCTCAATCAATGATCCTCGATCAATGACGAAGTTTAGTAATATGCAGTTATAAAACATCCATGCATTTCATCAGCAGATCATATAACTAATGATCAGCTTAGAGATCCTTTACTCAGAGAGATGCTAGGATTTTGTTTTGTGATTAAGCATCCTTAAGTCAAGTATAGGGAGGAAATTGAAAGAACGAATTAGTAAAATATGTGTGGATAGGAATTCTGATTGTGATGAAGAGAAACACTTTGCCAGATACCAAACAGGAAAATCAGATAGGGAATCAGGAAAACTTATTGCAGAATCAATTCACcagcataaaaaataaatttgtcaTCAACTTCTTCGGACCtaagattcttttttttttttgcttagcTAATCataagaattttattaataacatttaaaGACAGTACATGGAAGATCCAAGGGGTCCCATGGGTAGAGGAGAGTGCCTCCAAAGTCACCTAGAGTGCCATATCTTTTTTGGCTTGCAGACCCCTACACATAAAAAAAGGATAAGCATACATAAGATCACCACAGAGAAGGACTGCCATACATCATAGCACAAAGACTCAAGCAAAACAGTGCATACATATCACCACCAGGCCGAAAACATAGATGCCTTAGCTACACCAGATCTTGCTAAATGACCTAAGCTTTAAGTGCAAATAATCATCCACCTTTTGAAATATCTGGCAAATGCTGTgatataaaaacattaaaaagtgGAATATGAACAGAGAATAGGCAATTtagaattcaaaaaaaaaaaaaaaaaagcaagtcAGCAAATCAGGTTCTTTGCGTGATTATCAGGTACATGAAtactgaaaattttcatataacATCAGCGGAGATGGAGCAAATCATGTTGATTAAGGTGGTGCAATCAGCATCATTGCTGATATGACCTAAAGAGCAAGAGGGTGTCACAAGTTTTGGATTCAGGCCAAACGCAAAAGGTCAGGCAGAGGTTAGTGGGAAATTTCAAAGTCTTGTGCAATGATCTTCTCCATTATCCTTTTCCACCAAGTGCTTAAGTTCTATTTTTACCTTCATCTCTCCCTGTACATTTCTTTAATCTTCTACTTTCATCTTCAAATTatcctttcattttttatctaacacctgaaaatcttttttttttttgtttccttgctcaaatttgaatttttttgatttcGATACACCATAATTCGGAAACTGTTTCTGTAAACAATTAATTCTTTTGACAAACTAGAAACTAAGATTATGAAGGTACACAACTTTCATGACACAGGGTTGGGGATGACTGGGATGTGAGATTAATGTGGGGAAAAAACGATTATAGCCCGTGATTAAGGGTTCAGGTAAGAAGACCGAGAAGACTTAAccatattaatttattgaatcAGGTCCCTAGTATGGCCAATAAAGGTACCTAAAAGCAATCTGCAATGGAGAAAAATGGGCATGTATGTGCTTTATCTCAATGCAAATGGAAATCTGTTGCAATTCATTACTTTTAACTATACATGTATCCTTCGTCAGGCTTGCAAATTGACTGGGAAATTTCAGGCCATTGGTCATTTAAAAATTCGAAATGATGAGTGGAGTTAACTGTTGCACGAATGTGTAACAGGTGATGTGCAGGATTTCTCAGCATGAGAAGTTTTAAATTCTGATAAAAGGGAGGTGAGGAGATTCCAAGGGTGTCACCGAGCTACAAGTTGATAGTGCACACAGAATTAAGCCTAAAAATTAGTTATAGATACCAATTAATTTACAAATACAAGTTTATGAGCTTAAAAAGATAAACACTTCCACAAGTTAGTATTGGTTTTaaccaaatatatataatgctAAACCTAAAATTGAATTCGTTTTCATTAAGATATAAGTGAAACAATTGAGCTTCGTTTAATTGATACTCTTGTTACCTACtttttttctgtttgtttttaatcttttatttaacttcttttctttttaattccTATTAAGTAAATAATAATCATATCAACTAAATgaagctaaaaaaaatttgcaacAACATATTGggaaaataatataaataataaaaaaattcgtTATTGGGAAGGTTTCCTTATCAATATTTCATTTGTCTCTGGTGAAATTCCTGGTGAGATGGTTTCTTCTGCTTCAATTCGCTATCTCAATCTCAGCAACAACAATGTCACTGGTTCAATTCCAAATTGTTCGGTTTCACTTGAAACATTAGATCTTTTAAACAACATGCTATCCGGTAGAATTCCATCAGAAACGGGAGTCCTGCTTTGAATTATTTGGTGGGGAAATCCCAAGCTCAATATCAAATACCACCGGTCTGCAATTCTTGTCCCGGCTGGAAACGTAGTAATTGGCCAAATTCCACCGGAAATTGGATGCTGCTTGAATCTAAAAACACTTGATCTTGGTGCCCATTATTTGGTGGGGAAAATTCCAAGCTCTAGATCAAATATCAGCAGCTTCACCAACTATAGTGTAGATAGGAATTCTGACTGTGATGAAGAGAGACACTTTGCCAGATACCAAACAGGAAAATTAGACAGAGGATTTGCAGAAAAATTTATTGCAGAGTGAACTCACCAGCGTAAAGCTTCCAATTTGTGAAGATTTTGCTGTAAATAACTTGTGAAGACTTTGAATCTATATATGGTCTTTCGATCttggtataaaaaaaaaaaatctgtcATCTACTTCTTCTGTCTTAAGCTTTACGTGCAAACAATCATCCAacttttttatgaaatttctGTCAAATGCTGTGATATAAAAACAttagaataaattaaaacacaaGAACAAATCAGCAAATCAGGTTCTTTTTGTGGTTCTAATGTTTATGAATACTTAAATCATCCGTTACCCTTTACCACTAAATAAAAGCACTCCATTTCCTTTTGGAAAGAACCAAATCTTCTACTTCTTACCATCATCACCATCATCTCTCCTTGTAAATTTCTAAACTCTTGCTTGAGACAGGGTTGGAGATGTGAGATTAatctgcaaaaaaaaaaaaagggttataGCCCCTGAGTAAGGGTTTGGGTAGAAGGCCTAGAAGACTTATCCATCTTAATTTATTGAATCGGGTCCATAGTATGGTCAATAAAGCTATCTAAAAGCAACCTGCAATGTAGAAAAATGGGGATGTAGGTCCAAATTCAACCACCCCATACTCTTCATCAGGTGTTCAAAATTGACTGGCAACTTCTACAAGTCAATATCATGGGTTTCTCAATGTAATATTTTCCCTGAAAAATCTTCAATAGTCTCCACCACCATCTCTATACACTCAAAATCTGCTTCTCCGCACCCTAATCTCATCACCTCAATAGTTCAAAAAACTCTTTGTTCTCTTATAAATCCGTGTTCGTCTAAAAGCTAGGATGCAGATCAGATTCATGCACACTCGATCTTCTTCATTTCAAAGTTAGTCTGGTTTAGTCTTTTGAGCAGTTTGTTATCCAGAGCTTTGAGGCCAACATTATTGGTCTTGGattgattatttattagtCTCCAAGCTCAAGGCATCCTTTCCCCGTTAAAAGATGTTCTTGTAAAATGTTCAACAAAAGAGCTAAAGCACACTCGCTGTTGTTCAtgttcatgtttttattagtaCTAAATTTTAGCTTGTCTCAGGGCGATGAACTCGAGCTGCTCTTATCCTTCAAATCTTCAATCAATGATCCGTCTGGCTTCCTCTCCAACTGGAATTCCTCTATCCCGTTGTGCATGTGGCATGGAATCACTTGCAACAATTTTTCGAGGGTAAAGGCAATTGAGATCATTGAAAAAAACATTTCTGGGTCAATTTCATCCTCAATCTTTCATTTGTCAGAGATTGAGACTATCGATCTTTCGACTAACAAACTCTCTGGTGAAATTTCTTGTAACATCGTTTCTTCTACATCACTTCGATATCTTAATCTTAGCAATAACAATTTGACTGGTGTAGTACCAATCTGTTCAATTTCATTGGAAATATTGGATCTTTGGAATAACTCCCTTTCAGGAAAAATTCCACCACAAATTGGAGTGTGTTGGAATCTAAAAGAACTTGATCTTGGTTTCAATTATTTGGTAGGGAGAATTCCAAGCTCCATATCGAATATCAGCAGTTTGCAAAGATTGACTCTTGCTGGTAACGAATTGATTGGTCAAATTCCACGTGCAATAAACAAAATGAAGAGCTTGAAGTGGATTTACTTTGGCTATAACAACCTTTCTGGTGAAATTCCACAAGAACTTGGTGATTTCGTTTCTTTGAATCTTCTTAATCTTGTCTACAACAATCTTAGCGGACAAATTCCATCATCACTTGGAAACCTTAGCAATCTTCAACACCTCTACCTCTACAAAAACAAGCTTACAGGTTCACTTCCTAGATCCATTTTTGGCCTCAAAAAGCTTATTGAACTTGATCTTAGTCATAATCATTTATTTGATGAGATCCCACAACTCATAATTGAGTTGCAAAGCTTGGAGTTTTTCATCTACTCTGTAATAACTTCAACTGCTTGATCTTTTATCGAAAAGCTTGACTAGAGAAATTAATTCCTTCTTTGATCTGCTGACATTTAGTCTACTATAAACTGCTTTCAGGGAAAATTCCAccacaaattggagaatgctCGAATTTGGAAAACCTTGATCTTAGTGACAATTATTTGGTGGGGAGAATtccaagctccatatcaaatATCAGCAATTTGGAACTGTTAGATCTTTCTGGTAACAGTTTGATTGGCCAAATTCCATGTGCATTAAGCAAAATGAAGAGCTTGAAGTGGATTTACTTTGGTTATAACAACCTTTCCGGGGAAATTCCACCAGAACTTGCTGATTTGGTTTCTTTGAATCATCTTTATCTTGTCTACAACAATTTCAGTGGACAAATTCCATTCTCGCTTGGAAACCTCACTAATCTTCAATACCTGTTCCTTTTCGGCAACAAGCTTACAGGTTTGCTTCCTAGATCCATTTTTGGCCTTAGAAAGCTTATTGGACTTGATCTTAGtgataattatttatttggtgAGATCCCGGAACTCATAATTGAGTTGCAGAGCTTGGAGATTCTTCATCTTTTCTACAACGACTTTACTGGTAAACTTCCAAATGCTCTAGCATCTTTGCCTCGTCTTCAAGTGATTGATCTTGCATCAAACAGTTTGACTGGAGAAGTTCCTTCTTTGATCTGCAATATAAGTTCCGTCGAAGTCCTTGTCTTAGCTGATAACAACTTAAGTGGAATAATTTCACCATGTCTAGGAAACTTCAGCAAACGTCTTACAATCTTAGATTTGTGGATGAATAGTTTTCATGGAACCATTCTTGAAACATTCAACGAGGATTGTGGGTTGAGGAACATCAACTTCAATGGCAATAAATTGGAAGGGTCTTTGCCACGATCCTTGGTGAATTGTAGAAACCTGGAAATGATGGATGTTGGTGACAACAAGTTGAATGGTACATTCCCCTATTGGTTGGGTAGTCTGCCGGAATTACAAGTTCTTGTTTTACGGTCAAACAAATTAGGTGGTGTCTTGCACAGTTCCAAGACCATCCACCCCTTTCCCAAGTTACGGATTCTTGACCTTGCTAACAATGGATTCACTGGTCCTTTGCCCCAAGGTATGATAAAGAACTTGAAGGCCATGATGAATCTCAACGAACAACAAAGTTCTTTACAATATATGAATGCAagatattataaatatgttGTCAATTTGACAGTGAAAGGATTTAGCATCATTGCTAATATTCCGACAATATTCACAAGCATTGACCTCTCGAATAATAACTTTCATGGAGAGATTCCAAGTGTAATCGGAAAGCTTAGATCACTTAAAGGGCTCAACCTTTCTCATAACAGCCTTAGTGGTCATATCCCCACATCAATGGGATATTTATCTAGTCTAGAATGGTTAGACCTCTCCTCAAACAAGCTCATTGGGAAAATCCCTAATGAATTGACAGATATGACATTTCTTGCCTTCTTAAATCTTTCACATAACCAACTCACAGGACCAATTCCTCAAGGCAAACAGTTCAGTACATTTGAAAATGGCTCATACGACGGAAACTTGGCACTTTGTGGCTTTCCATTGTCAAAAGCTTGCAATGAAGATGGGAGGGAACGATCATCTCCATCATTCTCAAAAGAGGCAGATGACTCAGAGACCAAGATCAGTTTCGGCTGGAAAATAGTGTTGATAGGCTACGGATGTGGATTGATATTTGGAGTCATATTTGGATATGTTACAT contains:
- the LOC18593355 gene encoding probably inactive leucine-rich repeat receptor-like protein kinase At2g25790, producing MLNKRAKAHLLLFMFMFLLILNFSLSQGDELKLLLSFKSSINDPSSFLSNWNSSTPLCLWHGISCNNFSRVKVIELIEKNISGIISSSIFHLPEIESINLSTNRFSGEIPSDLVFSVFLRYLNLSNNHLTGGVPNCSISLEILDIGNNLFSGNIPPQIGVCSNLKELHLEGNNLVGRIPSSISNISSLQILTLACNELIGQIPHALSKMKSLKWIYFGHNNLSGAIPRELFNLVSLNHLDLVDNNLSGQIPSSLGNLTNLQYLFLYENKLTGLLPRSIFGLKKLVELDLSYNHLSGEIPELIIELKSLEILHLSSNNLTGEIPSLICKISSIEVLNLADNNLSGTISPCLGNFSNRLSILDLQSNSFHGTILETFREDCGLRNINFNGNKLEGSLPRSLANCKNLEMMDVGDNKINGTFPYWLYTLPELQVLVLRSNKLHGVLQSSKIIHPFPKLRILDLSNNDFTGPLPKGIIKNLKAMMNLSEQQSSLQYMQGRYYYYHVNLTVKGFYSEFPEISKTLTSIDLSNNNFHGEIPSVIGKLRSLRGLNLSHNSLGSQIPTSMGNLTSLEWLDLSSNKLTGQIPNELTDMTFLAFLNVSHNRLTGPIPQGKQFSTLENGSYEGNLALCGFPLSKACNNDGRKQSSPSFLKEADDSESKISFGWKIVLMGYGCGLIFGAVIGYVTFRNGEPKWFVTLFRVKYH
- the LOC18593347 gene encoding receptor-like protein 12 — translated: MWHGITCNNFSRVKAIEIIEKNISGSISSSIFHLSEIETIDLSTNKLSGEISCNIVSSTSLRYLNLSNNNLTGVVPICSISLEILDLWNNSLSGKIPPQIGVCWNLKELDLGFNYLVGRIPSSISNISSLQRLTLAGNELIGQIPRAINKMKSLKWIYFGYNNLSGEIPQELGDFVSLNLLNLVYNNLSGQIPSSLGNLSNLQHLYLYKNKLTGKIPPQIGECSNLENLDLSDNYLVGRIPSSISNISNLELLDLSGNSLIGQIPCALSKMKSLKWIYFGYNNLSGEIPPELADLVSLNHLYLVYNNFSGQIPFSLGNLTNLQYLFLFGNKLTGLLPRSIFGLRKLIGLDLSDNYLFGEIPELIIELQSLEILHLFYNDFTGKLPNALASLPRLQVIDLASNSLTGEVPSLICNISSVEVLVLADNNLSGIISPCLGNFSKRLTILDLWMNSFHGTILETFNEDCGLRNINFNGNKLEGSLPRSLVNCRNLEMMDVGDNKLNGTFPYWLGSLPELQVLVLRSNKLGGVLHSSKTIHPFPKLRILDLANNGFTGPLPQGMIKNLKAMMNLNEQQSSLQYMNARYYKYVVNLTVKGFSIIANIPTIFTSIDLSNNNFHGEIPSVIGKLRSLKGLNLSHNSLSGHIPTSMGYLSSLEWLDLSSNKLIGKIPNELTDMTFLAFLNLSHNQLTGPIPQGKQFSTFENGSYDGNLALCGFPLSKACNEDGRERSSPSFSKEADDSETKISFGWKIVLIGYGCGLIFGVIFGYVTFRNGEPKWFITLYGVKYHRKGRRCSRN